The proteins below are encoded in one region of Paenibacillus albus:
- a CDS encoding sugar phosphate isomerase/epimerase family protein: MKLGLSSFTLTWSVGVPGYETPGAPLTAEDLIQLTQSRGLRLLQIADNLPLHTKTETELAHIKQTAEDYDVAIEVGTRGTDPDLLLTYLSIARTFGSPIVRSIITTPDLAAAELQLREVLPSYEAAGITLAIENHGMHTTRQLVQLFDSIDSPYVGCCLDTVNSFGALENPETVIDRLVPYLVNLHIKDFDIKRVDHQMGYTILGTPAGAGKLNIGYLMDRIAQHGKGTASAILELWTPFTASVADTIALEQRWLDESISGLASSGYFREDGVNHYGINNAERESV; this comes from the coding sequence ATGAAACTCGGACTTAGCTCGTTCACATTAACATGGTCAGTAGGGGTTCCCGGTTATGAGACGCCAGGTGCGCCATTAACGGCAGAAGACTTAATTCAGCTTACACAAAGCCGTGGCCTTCGCCTGCTGCAAATCGCCGACAACCTGCCGCTCCACACGAAGACTGAAACAGAGCTCGCGCATATTAAGCAAACAGCAGAAGACTATGACGTTGCGATTGAGGTCGGCACAAGAGGGACTGATCCAGATCTTCTGCTCACATACCTTTCCATCGCCCGTACCTTCGGCTCTCCTATCGTCCGCTCCATTATTACGACGCCAGATCTGGCTGCCGCAGAGCTCCAGCTGCGCGAAGTACTGCCTTCCTATGAAGCTGCGGGCATCACCCTTGCCATCGAAAATCATGGTATGCATACGACTAGGCAACTGGTACAATTATTTGACAGTATCGACTCGCCTTATGTCGGCTGTTGTCTCGATACAGTCAATTCCTTCGGCGCACTTGAAAATCCGGAGACGGTTATTGATCGACTCGTGCCGTATCTCGTCAATCTGCACATTAAGGACTTCGATATTAAACGCGTCGATCATCAGATGGGCTATACGATTCTCGGTACACCGGCAGGCGCCGGCAAGCTGAACATCGGTTATTTGATGGACCGAATCGCGCAGCACGGGAAAGGCACAGCAAGCGCAATACTTGAGTTATGGACACCTTTTACCGCATCGGTCGCAGACACGATTGCACTGGAGCAGCGCTGGTTGGATGAGAGTATCTCCGGGCTTGCGAGCAGCGGTTATTTTAGAGAAGATGGGGTTAATCATTATGGCATCAATAACGCTGAAAGAGAAAGCGTATGA